One window from the genome of Paraneptunicella aestuarii encodes:
- a CDS encoding glycine cleavage system protein R translates to MKHQLIVTFLGANRTGILSQVANLASAYNCNILDSRQAIYGEDFSLTMILEGSLNSITKMECELPHLCLKLELLSMMKRTRHHNKQHLERLADMSFFGTGAVERTAEIMAFCASKDIRITAFRQHNKDTDNVKCKMIASLPSGISFDELSTDYMKLLEEFELSGHIEEKT, encoded by the coding sequence ATGAAGCATCAATTAATTGTGACCTTTTTAGGTGCCAATAGAACTGGCATTTTGAGCCAAGTTGCCAACCTGGCAAGTGCATACAACTGCAACATTTTGGATAGTCGCCAAGCGATTTATGGCGAGGATTTTTCCTTGACCATGATCCTGGAAGGTTCCTTGAACAGCATCACCAAAATGGAATGCGAACTGCCACACTTATGCTTGAAGTTAGAGTTGTTGTCGATGATGAAACGTACCCGTCATCATAATAAACAACATCTTGAAAGGCTGGCAGATATGAGTTTCTTTGGTACTGGCGCGGTTGAACGCACTGCGGAAATTATGGCGTTTTGTGCCAGTAAAGATATTCGCATTACCGCATTTCGCCAGCACAATAAAGACACCGACAATGTGAAGTGCAAAATGATTGCTTCATTACCTTCGGGGATTTCATTTGATGAACTCAGCACCGATTACATGAAGCTGTTGGAAGAATTTGAGTTATCCGGTCA
- the dapA gene encoding 4-hydroxy-tetrahydrodipicolinate synthase produces the protein MFKGSIVALITPMTPSGDVDYASLQKLVQFHIENGTDAIVSVGTTGESATLPVEEHIKVVEKTVEFSEGKIPVIAGTGANSTQEAIELGDAMKNSGVKGFLSVVPYYNKPQQRGMIAHFNAIADAAPVPVLLYNVPSRTVADLSNESVAELAKHPNIVGIKDATGDLARLADLKPRVPDDFVILSGDDPSGCDFLCAGGDGVISVTANIVPAQMKQMCDAARNGDSALAHKINDEIAELHTTLFIEPNPVVPKWVLYKMGLTQTPALRLPMVEPEPETQNTVMKLLQGMGIVA, from the coding sequence ATGTTCAAAGGCAGTATCGTTGCTCTGATCACTCCGATGACGCCATCAGGCGATGTCGATTATGCTTCATTGCAAAAACTTGTGCAATTCCACATCGAAAACGGAACTGATGCTATCGTGTCAGTTGGCACCACTGGTGAGTCAGCAACATTGCCAGTTGAAGAGCATATTAAGGTTGTAGAAAAAACGGTTGAATTCAGCGAAGGTAAAATCCCTGTCATCGCTGGTACTGGCGCGAACTCTACCCAGGAAGCGATTGAACTGGGTGACGCAATGAAAAACAGTGGCGTTAAAGGTTTTTTGAGTGTTGTGCCTTACTACAACAAACCGCAACAGCGCGGTATGATTGCTCATTTTAATGCCATTGCTGACGCTGCCCCTGTGCCTGTCCTGCTTTATAATGTGCCTTCCCGTACCGTAGCCGACCTGAGTAATGAATCTGTGGCTGAATTGGCTAAACACCCGAATATTGTTGGTATTAAAGACGCAACAGGCGATTTGGCGCGTTTGGCGGATTTGAAACCTCGTGTTCCCGATGATTTTGTCATTCTAAGTGGTGATGACCCATCGGGCTGTGACTTTTTATGCGCGGGTGGCGATGGCGTGATTTCCGTGACCGCCAACATCGTACCGGCACAAATGAAACAGATGTGTGATGCGGCGCGAAACGGTGATTCTGCATTGGCACACAAGATTAATGACGAAATTGCGGAACTTCACACCACTTTATTTATCGAACCTAATCCGGTAGTACCAAAATGGGTGCTGTATAAAATGGGGCTAACTCAAACTCCAGCACTAAGACTACCTATGGTTGAACCTGAACCCGAAACCCAAAATACAGTGATGAAATTGTTACAGGGCATGGGAATTGTTGCATAG
- the bamC gene encoding outer membrane protein assembly factor BamC, whose product MHKYALVCLGTISLLSACSTVETRHAASGGFDYLEEAKTTKLVIPENKDRPDFSDEYTLPALGEQAPRDLLGSKLSVQSPQLVLPLVTGSHITEGSREAVVWFDQVDDSQPLDETIWNSLLNFLDEQGIGVVSFDKDKQRLVSDWMVIENVEDSAWYSWTKTERSVGQRFEFQLDVKPHGRSAALKVELKDYLETVNDQVIAELDESTVRLKEIEILNSVISHYAKQIRIADARRLRQIQQGLKMELGFNADGDPAFMVDASYEIAWSRLLLVLRKMGFNVKDLDKSNGLLFVNYTGIDSGWWSGIWGGADELPLEKQEYRLKVVQQGEKTSITFQDSESKALSSQLVTDLFNPIAEVMATDDLDI is encoded by the coding sequence TTGCATAAGTACGCATTAGTTTGCTTGGGAACGATTTCGCTTTTGTCGGCATGTAGTACGGTGGAAACCCGTCATGCGGCAAGTGGCGGATTTGATTATCTGGAAGAAGCGAAAACCACGAAGTTAGTGATCCCTGAAAATAAGGACAGACCTGACTTCTCAGACGAATACACCTTACCGGCCTTAGGTGAACAAGCTCCCCGAGATTTATTGGGCAGTAAATTGAGTGTTCAGTCACCTCAATTAGTGTTGCCTTTGGTAACGGGCTCTCATATCACAGAAGGTTCGCGTGAAGCTGTTGTCTGGTTTGATCAGGTCGATGATTCTCAACCTTTAGACGAAACCATCTGGAATTCCCTGCTGAACTTCCTGGATGAACAAGGTATTGGCGTTGTGTCATTCGACAAAGACAAGCAACGGTTAGTCTCTGACTGGATGGTGATTGAAAACGTTGAAGATTCTGCCTGGTATAGCTGGACAAAAACCGAGCGTAGCGTTGGTCAGCGTTTCGAGTTCCAGTTGGATGTTAAGCCTCATGGTCGTTCTGCCGCCTTGAAAGTGGAGCTGAAAGATTATCTGGAAACCGTCAACGATCAAGTTATTGCTGAACTGGACGAATCCACGGTTCGACTGAAAGAAATCGAAATTCTTAACAGCGTCATCAGCCATTACGCCAAGCAAATTCGTATTGCCGATGCGCGTCGCTTACGCCAGATTCAACAAGGTTTGAAGATGGAATTGGGCTTTAATGCTGATGGTGATCCAGCCTTTATGGTCGATGCCAGCTATGAAATTGCCTGGTCTCGTTTGTTGCTGGTGTTGCGTAAAATGGGCTTCAACGTAAAAGATTTGGATAAATCCAACGGACTGTTATTCGTCAACTATACTGGTATTGATTCCGGTTGGTGGAGCGGTATCTGGGGGGGAGCGGATGAATTACCTCTGGAAAAACAGGAATACCGTTTGAAAGTGGTGCAGCAAGGTGAAAAAACCAGCATCACATTCCAGGATAGTGAGAGTAAAGCACTATCGTCGCAATTGGTAACCGACCTGTTTAACCCCATTGCCGAAGTGATGGCGACCGACGATTTGGACATCTAA
- the purC gene encoding phosphoribosylaminoimidazolesuccinocarboxamide synthase — MQKREELYRGKAKTVYRTDDENLLVLHFRNDTSAFDGQKVEQLQRKGMVNNKFNHYIMQKLEAAGIPTQMEQLLSDDECLVKKLEMIPVECVVRNRAAGSICRRLGVEEGLVLNPPTFEFFLKNDALHDPMVNEYHIRSFGWAKDEHIAKMKELTFKVNDVLTALFDAGGMVLVDYKLEFGLFNGEIVLGDEFSPDGCRLWDKETNKKMDKDRFRQGLGDVIEAYEEVANRIGLTF; from the coding sequence ATGCAAAAACGAGAAGAACTGTACCGTGGCAAGGCCAAAACTGTTTATCGCACCGACGATGAAAACCTGTTGGTGTTGCATTTCCGCAATGACACGTCTGCATTCGACGGTCAAAAGGTAGAGCAACTTCAACGCAAAGGTATGGTGAACAACAAGTTTAACCATTACATCATGCAAAAGCTGGAAGCAGCCGGTATTCCAACACAAATGGAACAACTGCTATCCGACGACGAATGTCTGGTGAAAAAGCTGGAAATGATCCCGGTTGAATGTGTCGTTAGAAACCGTGCTGCTGGCTCTATTTGCCGTCGTTTGGGAGTGGAAGAAGGCTTGGTACTTAACCCGCCAACCTTTGAATTCTTCCTGAAAAACGACGCCTTGCACGACCCTATGGTGAATGAATACCACATCCGTTCATTCGGTTGGGCGAAAGACGAACATATCGCCAAAATGAAAGAACTGACCTTCAAAGTGAACGACGTGCTAACCGCACTGTTTGACGCTGGCGGCATGGTTTTAGTGGACTACAAACTGGAATTCGGCTTGTTCAATGGCGAAATCGTACTGGGCGATGAATTCTCACCCGACGGCTGCCGTTTGTGGGACAAGGAAACCAATAAGAAGATGGACAAAGACCGCTTCCGCCAAGGCTTGGGTGATGTCATCGAAGCCTACGAAGAAGTGGCTAACCGTATTGGTTTGACGTTTTAA
- a CDS encoding ornithine carbamoyltransferase produces MHFLTLQNLDPERLLQLVERGIDMIENGIQAHHRLDDKIVGLFFAGHSTRTRTSFAAAALKLGAKIIQYGPNELQLSTGETPEDTGRVLAQYLDALVVRTNGKDSDMQALAAQEQMSVINAMSESEHPTQAIADLITIREAFGSFDGLHLVYMGEGNNSAAALAYAVSLIPNMRLTLLTPEGYGLNSQVLESTSSKAHAIGSTIIESHDIADLPMRADVVYTTRWETMGVSHPDPNWKEAFRPFKVTQGIMDTLNQTGKTLFMHDLPAIREQDVANSVLDGEYSIAFRQALHKQTAAMVVLQEVLLHR; encoded by the coding sequence ATGCATTTCCTTACCTTACAAAATCTAGATCCCGAGCGTTTATTACAATTGGTCGAGCGTGGTATCGACATGATTGAAAACGGCATTCAGGCACATCATCGTTTGGACGACAAAATTGTCGGTTTATTTTTCGCCGGGCATTCAACACGTACTCGTACTTCTTTTGCTGCTGCGGCGCTTAAGTTAGGTGCCAAAATTATTCAATATGGGCCCAATGAATTGCAGCTTTCTACCGGGGAAACGCCGGAAGATACCGGGCGGGTATTAGCCCAATACCTGGATGCCTTGGTGGTTCGTACCAATGGTAAGGATTCAGACATGCAAGCCTTGGCTGCCCAAGAGCAAATGAGCGTGATCAACGCTATGAGTGAGTCGGAGCATCCGACCCAGGCCATTGCCGATCTGATTACCATACGTGAAGCTTTCGGCAGCTTTGATGGCTTGCATCTGGTGTATATGGGCGAGGGCAATAACAGTGCGGCGGCCTTGGCTTACGCCGTGTCTTTGATCCCTAATATGCGATTGACCTTGTTAACGCCAGAAGGATATGGCTTGAATTCGCAGGTATTGGAAAGCACCAGCTCTAAAGCTCATGCTATCGGTTCTACTATTATTGAAAGCCATGATATTGCTGATTTACCTATGCGTGCCGATGTGGTGTACACAACGCGTTGGGAAACCATGGGCGTGTCGCATCCAGACCCAAACTGGAAAGAAGCATTCCGTCCTTTTAAGGTGACTCAGGGCATTATGGATACGCTGAACCAAACCGGTAAAACCTTGTTTATGCATGATTTACCCGCGATTCGTGAACAGGACGTGGCGAACAGCGTGTTGGATGGTGAGTACAGTATTGCTTTTCGTCAGGCATTGCATAAACAAACTGCGGCAATGGTGGTGTTACAGGAAGTGTTATTGCATCGGTAA
- a CDS encoding efflux RND transporter periplasmic adaptor subunit, translating to MQINVTENKPNKKKFNNKKILMILAAAIPVLFLINYVWVMGQADFSINRSSLTIGEVKRGNYTVSVRGTGLLVPDKIHWLAAMTDATVVRVVLKAGNIVKEGDLIVEMTNPQLIQQLAEEKWELEALTSEHEAARVAQETQLLEMKSNLLNLKLAYEHAVNEYNAHEELIQTNAVSKLDYQRSKVEMDQTLQRWESAQEEYKKSQENLKVQNIARSARLNKTKKSVERIQQQVDALMVIATMDGTIQEVPLDPGQRVRMGDNIAKLSQRDSLIAELQVPEIQIRDVAIGQHVTIDTRNSKIEGIVSRIDPAVINGNVQVDVAFTQELPDDARPDLSVDGEIKITEIEDALYVERPLFAQSRSQSSLYRLTDGGEFAERVEVQLGYGSVSEIQVLDGLQVGDRVVISDPTRFESYNKFRIN from the coding sequence ATGCAAATTAACGTAACTGAGAACAAACCCAACAAGAAAAAATTCAATAACAAAAAGATATTGATGATTCTTGCTGCTGCTATTCCTGTCCTGTTCCTGATTAATTATGTTTGGGTGATGGGGCAAGCTGATTTTAGTATCAATCGAAGCTCTCTGACCATCGGTGAAGTGAAGCGTGGTAATTACACTGTATCAGTTCGTGGTACAGGTTTATTGGTTCCGGACAAAATTCACTGGTTAGCGGCAATGACCGACGCAACCGTTGTTCGCGTTGTGCTGAAAGCCGGTAACATTGTTAAAGAAGGCGACCTCATCGTTGAGATGACCAACCCTCAATTGATTCAGCAATTGGCCGAAGAAAAGTGGGAACTGGAAGCCTTAACTTCTGAACATGAAGCGGCTCGAGTTGCTCAGGAAACTCAGCTATTGGAAATGAAATCTAACTTGCTGAATTTGAAGCTGGCTTACGAACATGCCGTGAATGAATACAATGCTCACGAAGAATTGATTCAAACTAATGCGGTATCCAAATTGGACTACCAGCGCTCCAAAGTAGAAATGGATCAAACGCTACAGCGTTGGGAATCCGCGCAAGAAGAATATAAAAAGTCTCAAGAGAACCTGAAGGTTCAAAACATTGCTCGCTCAGCTCGCTTGAACAAAACCAAGAAGAGCGTAGAGCGAATTCAGCAACAGGTTGATGCCTTGATGGTTATTGCCACAATGGACGGTACTATTCAGGAAGTCCCTTTGGATCCGGGTCAACGTGTTCGTATGGGCGACAACATTGCCAAGCTGTCTCAACGTGATTCTTTGATTGCCGAGTTGCAAGTGCCTGAAATCCAAATTCGTGATGTTGCGATTGGTCAACACGTAACCATCGACACTCGTAATAGCAAAATCGAAGGGATTGTATCCCGTATCGACCCCGCAGTTATTAACGGCAACGTTCAGGTTGACGTAGCCTTTACTCAAGAATTACCCGACGATGCTCGTCCTGATTTGAGCGTCGACGGCGAAATCAAGATTACTGAAATTGAAGATGCGTTGTATGTAGAGCGTCCTTTATTTGCGCAAAGCCGCAGCCAATCCTCTTTGTACCGCTTAACTGATGGTGGCGAGTTCGCCGAGCGTGTCGAAGTGCAATTGGGTTACGGCTCTGTCAGTGAAATCCAGGTATTGGATGGACTGCAAGTAGGAGATCGAGTGGTGATTTCAGATCCAACTCGTTTCGAGAGCTACAACAAATTCCGCATCAATTAA
- a CDS encoding ABC transporter ATP-binding protein, whose amino-acid sequence MSDALIKLENIKKVFYAEEVETHALEDISFTINKGEYVSISGPSGCGKSTLLSVLGLLDTSTGGTYMLAGHDVSNINKAERARIRNQEIGFIFQSFNLISDLDVEENVELPLTYRPNLSKAERKQMVKDALEKVDMGHRAKHYPSQLSGGQQQRVAVARAIAGKPSLLLADEPTGNLDTKNAMSVMELLDKLHQEGSTIAMVTHDPRSASRTERIIEILDGRVVADKKVSDADKQAALESVRKEAEAKNSAVEESA is encoded by the coding sequence ATGAGCGACGCATTGATTAAATTAGAAAATATTAAGAAAGTATTTTACGCGGAAGAAGTCGAAACTCACGCTCTGGAAGACATTAGTTTCACCATTAACAAAGGCGAGTACGTCTCCATTTCTGGTCCTTCTGGTTGTGGTAAGTCTACTTTGCTATCGGTTTTAGGATTATTGGACACCAGCACTGGCGGTACTTACATGCTGGCTGGTCACGATGTATCTAACATCAACAAAGCGGAACGTGCGCGTATCCGTAATCAGGAAATTGGATTTATCTTCCAATCATTTAACCTGATCAGCGACCTGGACGTTGAAGAAAACGTTGAGTTGCCTTTGACCTACCGTCCAAACCTGTCTAAAGCCGAGCGTAAGCAAATGGTGAAAGATGCATTGGAAAAAGTAGATATGGGGCACCGCGCCAAGCATTACCCCTCACAGCTTTCAGGTGGTCAACAACAGCGTGTAGCTGTTGCTCGCGCCATTGCCGGTAAGCCTTCTCTACTACTTGCGGACGAACCTACTGGTAACCTTGATACCAAAAACGCCATGTCAGTCATGGAGTTATTGGACAAGTTACATCAAGAAGGTTCTACCATTGCAATGGTAACGCACGACCCTCGTTCAGCATCTCGTACAGAACGTATCATTGAAATTCTGGATGGTCGCGTTGTCGCTGACAAGAAAGTTTCAGACGCTGACAAGCAAGCAGCGTTGGAATCAGTAAGAAAAGAAGCTGAAGCCAAGAACAGTGCGGTTGAGGAGTCAGCATAA
- a CDS encoding ADOP family duplicated permease gives MILSDIKYAIRLLTKRPGFTILTTLVMTTGIGLSVYLFSFFNVMVFKALPFENGDTLVQMSASRNNFKGMDMINLHDYYEIRKNVKGLGEFGAYRNVSLNVSGRDGARRYGGIAAEPNVFKLTRTKPILGREFTQAENQPGAERVVVIGYDVWRTQFGGDKNIIDQSLKINGDSHRIIGVMPEGYFFPYSSEMWVPLREDATKSNRGDAGSVFGLAHLNPGITIEDVDKELAIIMQRLEQRYPKTNTGVGAYITTIPMADIEDGAPFIYSLHVVAVLILILAAINVANLLLARAIERGKETAIRVALGAPRFRLVMQMLWESVLICVTGGVIAVLLLAWGLEVTEGVTKSFFVEKPKFWWKFGVDSYTLSICIAFVIGTILTTGLLPAWKNSGADFNAVLRDGTRGALGKKAGRLNKVLVISEIFVSMTVLIAATVMSVVNFKATQADYGADPEGILSAQVLMTGSNYDTPEERAIFLKNLQARLENSTGIGKVMISSELPGEMGAKPNIAIEGREYTKDQGYPQANYISILPGALKKLGVELREGRYFNSGDDGLDKTTVIVTESFVERHFPNGNPIGKRIRNVEADGNAPHWLTIVGVVEHTIQGESFGQNSKTPSIFRPATQDPTEQVTVAMEMKAEKSDVTHTLRDVLKSIDPELPAFNIELYTQSIERYTAPLIFITTVILLFGVAAAVLATSGIYGVMSNTINQRTQEIGVKRALGADESRITKEFLMTGVKQLLIGGVPGVIMGCMMGVAMSELFPVTIVDLTIISSVIVTIVGGAVIIATYVPTKRALDMEPSQALRHE, from the coding sequence ATGATTCTGAGTGATATTAAATATGCCATAAGGCTACTCACCAAAAGACCAGGATTTACCATCCTGACGACTTTGGTAATGACAACCGGTATCGGTTTGAGCGTATACCTGTTCTCATTCTTTAACGTCATGGTTTTCAAGGCATTGCCTTTTGAAAATGGTGATACCTTGGTGCAAATGAGTGCTTCACGTAACAATTTCAAAGGCATGGATATGATCAATCTCCATGACTATTACGAAATTCGTAAGAACGTGAAGGGATTAGGCGAGTTTGGTGCTTACCGTAATGTCAGCTTGAACGTTTCGGGTCGTGATGGTGCGCGTCGTTATGGCGGTATCGCAGCCGAGCCAAATGTCTTCAAATTGACTCGTACCAAGCCTATTTTAGGTCGTGAATTTACTCAAGCTGAAAACCAGCCTGGCGCAGAGCGTGTGGTTGTGATTGGCTATGACGTATGGCGTACCCAGTTTGGTGGCGACAAAAACATTATCGACCAATCTCTGAAAATTAATGGTGATTCTCACCGCATTATCGGTGTTATGCCGGAAGGTTACTTCTTCCCATACTCATCTGAAATGTGGGTGCCATTGCGTGAAGATGCAACCAAGTCTAACCGTGGCGACGCGGGCTCTGTATTCGGTCTTGCTCACCTGAATCCGGGCATTACCATTGAAGACGTTGATAAAGAACTTGCGATTATCATGCAACGTTTGGAGCAACGTTATCCTAAAACTAACACCGGTGTTGGTGCCTATATCACAACCATTCCAATGGCAGATATCGAAGACGGTGCGCCGTTCATTTACTCTCTGCACGTTGTTGCGGTACTTATCTTGATTCTTGCAGCGATTAACGTGGCTAACTTGCTACTTGCCCGTGCCATTGAGCGTGGAAAAGAAACTGCGATCCGTGTTGCATTAGGTGCGCCTCGCTTCCGTTTGGTTATGCAAATGTTGTGGGAAAGTGTACTTATCTGTGTCACCGGCGGCGTTATCGCAGTGCTTCTATTAGCCTGGGGCTTGGAAGTTACCGAAGGTGTGACCAAGTCATTCTTCGTTGAAAAGCCTAAATTCTGGTGGAAGTTCGGCGTAGACAGCTACACCTTGTCTATCTGTATTGCTTTCGTTATCGGTACTATTTTAACCACGGGCTTATTGCCAGCGTGGAAAAACTCGGGTGCAGACTTCAACGCGGTATTGCGTGACGGTACTCGTGGTGCGCTAGGTAAGAAAGCAGGTCGTTTGAACAAGGTTCTGGTTATCAGTGAAATCTTCGTTTCCATGACGGTATTGATTGCCGCCACGGTAATGTCGGTGGTTAACTTCAAAGCTACTCAAGCGGATTACGGTGCGGATCCTGAAGGTATCTTGTCTGCTCAGGTACTGATGACAGGCTCTAACTACGACACGCCTGAAGAAAGAGCTATTTTCCTGAAGAACTTGCAAGCACGTTTGGAAAACAGCACTGGTATCGGCAAAGTCATGATTTCATCTGAATTGCCGGGCGAAATGGGTGCCAAGCCAAACATTGCCATTGAAGGCCGTGAATACACCAAAGATCAAGGCTACCCACAAGCTAACTACATCAGCATCTTACCGGGTGCATTGAAGAAGTTGGGTGTTGAATTGCGCGAAGGTCGTTACTTCAACAGCGGTGATGATGGCCTGGATAAAACCACTGTTATCGTGACAGAATCGTTTGTAGAGCGTCATTTCCCGAATGGTAACCCAATCGGCAAACGTATTCGTAACGTTGAAGCTGACGGCAATGCACCACATTGGTTGACCATTGTGGGTGTGGTTGAGCATACCATTCAAGGTGAGTCTTTCGGTCAAAACTCGAAAACACCTTCTATTTTCAGACCTGCTACTCAGGATCCTACAGAGCAAGTAACTGTAGCGATGGAAATGAAGGCCGAGAAATCAGACGTAACTCACACCTTGCGTGATGTGTTGAAGTCTATCGACCCTGAATTGCCAGCGTTTAACATCGAGCTATATACACAAAGTATCGAGCGTTACACAGCACCGCTAATCTTCATCACAACCGTCATCTTGTTGTTCGGTGTGGCGGCAGCGGTATTGGCAACCAGTGGTATCTACGGCGTTATGTCTAACACCATTAACCAACGTACTCAGGAAATCGGCGTTAAACGTGCTTTGGGTGCAGACGAGTCTCGCATCACCAAAGAGTTCCTGATGACAGGCGTGAAACAACTGCTTATCGGTGGTGTTCCAGGCGTGATCATGGGCTGTATGATGGGTGTTGCCATGTCTGAACTGTTCCCGGTAACCATTGTTGACTTGACTATCATCTCGTCCGTAATTGTCACCATCGTAGGCGGCGCAGTGATTATCGCCACTTACGTACCAACCAAACGCGCGTTGGATATGGAACCAAGCCAGGCACTACGCCACGAGTAA
- the cas2 gene encoding CRISPR-associated endonuclease Cas2 has product MAGTLSIYVVCFDISDDKVRRNVVKALMQYGDRVQYSVFELAFKRLGDMQKMQIKLEALLEPGDEIRFYRLCHQCRKTSKAIPDKPLGYWPAAILIH; this is encoded by the coding sequence ATGGCGGGTACGTTAAGCATATATGTTGTCTGTTTCGATATCTCTGACGATAAAGTGCGTCGTAACGTGGTAAAGGCATTAATGCAATACGGAGACCGAGTGCAATACTCGGTTTTTGAACTGGCATTTAAACGCCTTGGCGATATGCAGAAAATGCAGATAAAACTGGAAGCGCTGTTAGAGCCGGGCGATGAAATACGATTTTATCGTTTATGCCATCAATGTAGAAAAACCTCCAAAGCAATTCCCGACAAACCTTTAGGTTACTGGCCAGCAGCTATTCTGATACACTAA